One Edaphobacter flagellatus genomic region harbors:
- a CDS encoding glycoside hydrolase family 99-like domain-containing protein — MKRYAIFFPQFHQVKVNDLAWGHGFTDWALVAAANAFNNWIRRAPACGFYDLSKVDDIRDRLETAAAAGLDGFGIYHYRFDDGPELDAVERYLRQFPTPAGFNYFFIWANEDWSKRWVDNDTKILKSMPTELSREQVADHVAYLKPFMESEAYTKLANKPMFVIYRPDWFKDTATVVNLYRQEFERTGLNVSIGFFAKNTLDAEYSKLFDFCYIFEPRMFFNFQGLRKNVTLIGIYSRLLKLMPRERGEWLSEHINRFSRKRSNKFSFADFLSYFKSNERQQFIRSIDCPVQNILTAGWNNTPRYRQYFTQVDVPSAEQFSSMLNWSLGDRQYSEDIPLLCNAWNEWSEGAAIEPCAYLGDVLLKNYLESAEENPLV; from the coding sequence ATGAAACGATACGCAATTTTCTTTCCACAGTTTCATCAAGTCAAAGTCAATGATCTTGCCTGGGGGCATGGATTTACGGATTGGGCACTCGTTGCTGCAGCCAACGCGTTCAATAACTGGATACGTCGTGCTCCGGCTTGCGGTTTTTATGATCTATCTAAGGTCGATGACATTAGAGATAGGCTCGAAACTGCAGCGGCTGCTGGATTAGACGGTTTTGGGATATACCACTACCGATTTGATGACGGCCCGGAGCTCGATGCGGTCGAGAGGTATCTACGTCAATTTCCTACGCCTGCCGGATTCAACTATTTTTTTATTTGGGCTAATGAAGACTGGTCTAAGCGGTGGGTAGACAACGATACTAAGATTCTCAAGTCTATGCCAACTGAACTTAGTAGAGAACAAGTTGCCGATCATGTGGCTTACCTTAAGCCATTTATGGAATCCGAGGCGTATACGAAATTGGCGAATAAGCCTATGTTCGTTATATACAGACCCGACTGGTTTAAAGATACAGCTACCGTCGTGAACCTCTACAGGCAAGAATTCGAACGTACTGGGTTGAATGTGTCGATAGGGTTCTTCGCCAAAAATACACTTGACGCGGAATATTCGAAACTCTTCGATTTTTGCTATATCTTCGAGCCTAGAATGTTCTTTAATTTTCAAGGACTGCGAAAAAATGTAACTCTAATCGGTATCTACAGTAGATTACTCAAGTTAATGCCACGCGAGAGAGGTGAGTGGCTTTCTGAACATATCAACCGATTCTCGAGAAAAAGGTCTAACAAGTTTTCATTTGCAGATTTTTTGTCATACTTTAAGTCAAACGAGCGCCAACAATTCATTCGTTCGATTGATTGCCCTGTGCAAAATATTTTGACCGCTGGCTGGAACAATACGCCACGATATCGTCAGTACTTTACTCAAGTGGATGTCCCCAGTGCTGAACAATTCTCGTCTATGCTTAATTGGTCTCTCGGTGATCGCCAGTACTCCGAAGACATTCCATTGTTATGCAATGCATGGAATGAATGGTCGGAAGGTGCGGCAATTGAGCCATGCGCTTATCTAGGAGATGTGTTGCTGAAAAACTACC